From a region of the Impatiens glandulifera unplaced genomic scaffold, dImpGla2.1, whole genome shotgun sequence genome:
- the LOC124917291 gene encoding isocitrate dehydrogenase [NADP]-like, with protein sequence MGFEKIKVANPIVEMDGDEMTRIFWKSIKDKLIFPFLDLDIKYFDLGLPYRDETDDKVTVEAAEATLKYNVAIKCATITPDEDRVKEFSLKQMWKSPNGTIRNILNGTVFREPIICKNIPRLIPGWTKPICIGRHAFGDQYKATDAVIKGAGKLTMVFVPEGKDEKIELEVYKFTGAGGVALSMYNTDESIYSFAEASMNMAHQKKWPLYLSTKNTILKKYDGRFKDIFQEVYEAKWKSKFESAGLWYEHRLIDDMVAYALKSDGGYVWACKNYDGDVQSDCLAQGFGSLGLMTSVLICPDGKTIEAEAAHGTVTRHYRVHQKGGETSTNSIASIFAWSQGLAHRAKLDDDARLLDFTEKLEAACVGAVESGKMTKDLALLIHGSKVTRDQYLNTEEFIDAVASELKARLSYEEA encoded by the exons ATGGGATTCGAGAAGATCAAGGTCGCCAATCCCATCGTTGAGATGGACG GAGATGAAATGACCAGAATTTTCTGGAAATCAATTAAGGATAAG CTCATCTTCCCATTTCTTGATTTGGATATTAAGTACTTTGACCTTGGCCTTCCCTACCGTGATGAAACTGATGACAAAGTAACTGTTGAAGCTGCAGAAGCTACTCTTAa ATATAATGTGGCTATCAAGTGTGCTACGATCACACCTG ATGAAGATCGTGTAAAAGAGTTTAGTTTGAAGCAGATGTGGAAGAGTCCAAATGGGACAATTAGAAACATTCTGAATG GAACGGTATTCAGAGAACCAATTATCTGCAAAAACATCCCCAGGCTGATCCCAG GATGGACAAAACCAATATGCATTGGAAGACATGCTTTTGGAGATCAATATAAGGCaactgatgcagtcattaaaggaGCAGGAAAGCTTACGATGGTGTTCG TGCCTGAGGGGAAAGATGAGAAAATTGAGCTGGAAGTTTACAAATTCACTGGTGCTGGAGGAGTAGCTTTGTCAATGTACAACACTGATGAG TCTATTTATTCATTTGCTGAGGCTTCAATGAACATGGCTCATCAGAAAAAGTGGCCACTTTATCTCAGCACAAAGAATACTATCCTTAAGAAATATGATGGAAG ATTCAAGGACATATTTCAGGAGGTTTATGAAGCCAAGTGGAAGTCAAAGTTTGAGTCTGCTGGCTTATG GTATGAACACCGCCTTATCGATGATATGGTGGCTTATGCTCTTAAAAGTGATGGAGGTTATGTCTGGGCATGCAAGAACTATGATGGTGATGTGCAGAGTGATTGCTTAGCACAAG GATTTGGGTCTCTTGGTCTGATGACTTCTGTCTTG aTCTGCCCTGACGGTAAGACCATTGAAGCTGAGGCTGCCCATGGTACAGTTACTCGCCATTATAGAGTTCATCAAAAAGGAGGTGAAACTAGCACAAACAGTATAGCATCAATCTTTGCATGGTCCCAGGGTCTTGCACACAG GGCAAAGTTGGATGATGATGCCAGACTGTTGGATTTCACTGAGAAGCTTGAAGCAGCTTGTGTTGGAGCTGTGGAATCTGGGAAGATGACCAAGGATCTTGCACTCCTCATTCATGGCTCCAA GGTGACAAGGGACCAGTATCTAAACACTGAAGAATTCATTGATGCTGTTGCTTCTGAGTTGAAGGCCAGGCTTTCTTATGAAGAAGCATAA